In Desulfomonilia bacterium, the genomic stretch ATGGCTGCCGGTTCGCTTGTAAAGGTGGACTAGTCCTGCAGGATATTTTCAGGCGGACGCCGTAAACCTTTGAAGAACAGAAGGGCTGTCAGGGATTTTTAAAATATAGATTTGCCGCTTGAAGGAATCAAAGAGAGCATCCAGGATAAGCCTCTTTCATCTGCGGCAATCAATGCCCAGCCATGAAAATCATCGTTATCCGTTTTTTATATAAAGAACTCTTTTCTTTTTCCCCGGATATACCGATTTAAATTTCAAAGACATAATTAAATAGCGGAGGATATATGAGGATTCTTGTCACAGGCGGTGCAGGGTATATAGGAAGTCATACAGTACTTGAACTTTTGAAGGCCGGGTTTGAAGTTGTCGTAGTTGACAACCTTTCAAACAGCAAGGAAGAATCATTGAAACGGGTCAGCGAACTTGCAGGAAAAACCGTCGATTTCTATAAAGCCGACCTGCTTGATATGGATGCCTTGAGATCGATATTTTCAAAATATGAAATTGAAGCGGTCATACACTTTGCTGGGTTGAAGGCTGTCGGCGAGTCTGTGTCAATTCCTCTTCACTATTATCACAATAATATTACGGGAACGCTCATGCTCCTCGAAGCGATGAAGGATGCAAATGTCAAGAATATTGTTTTCAGCTCCTCGGCGACCGTCTATGGAGATCCTGAGCATATCCCGATTACGGAGGAGGACAAGCTCGGTCCCACCAATCCATATGGAAGAACAAAATATATGATAGAGGAAATAATGAAGGATCTCCATGCCTCCGATAATTCATGGAATGTTATCCTGCTGAGATATTTCAATCCTGTCGGGGCCGATAAGAGCGGGAGGATAGGGGAAGATCCCAATGGCATTCCGAACAACCTCATGCCTTTTATTTCGCAGGTTGCCGTCGGGAAATTAAAGGAGTTGAGCGTTTTCGGAAATGACTATCCTACCCATGACGGCACGGGAGTACGCGATTATATTCATGTAGTTGATCTGGCGATTGGTCATATAAAAGCAATAGGGAAATTAAAAGAAAAGCCGGGAGTGGCGATATACAATCTTGGAACAGGACAGGGCTACAGCGTCCTTGATATGGTCAAGGCTTTTGAAAAGGCGTGCGGCAAAAGAATACCATATAGATTCACAGGCAGAAGACCTGGAGATATAGCCATCTGTTATGCAGATCCTGCGAAGGCATTAAGAGAACTTGAATGGAAGGCCGAACTCGGGCTTGAGAGGATGTGTGAAGATTCATGGCGGTGGCAACTGATGAATCCTCGAGGATATTGATAGAGAAATTTATTTCCCCAGGCAGCACAGGAATTCCATTAGTTGCTGACATCTAACATGTCAGAATGGTTAATTACGGTTGTTGTGTAAAATTTTGGCCCTCATTATCAACAGGTTAGGCAATATTCGTGCTGGAAATAACATTTGGCATGTCTGTTGCTTATTACTACATAATTGCATATTTATTTCAGTTATCTTATGCTGCTGCGGTCTGAATGCAATACTCACCTGATGGTGAGAAATTTATTATGTTATAACATCAGATCCGCAGTCAGCAGTATTGTTTTACCTCATGCCGTAGAGGATATTTTCTCAAGCCTGAGAACACATTTAGAAGGCTATACCTTGTTGAACTTTATATAGTGTGGTAATGCTGGTATATAATATAGTTTTTAATTTCAATTGCCGATAAAATATATCAGGATTTCAAGTTTAAAATTGGAGGTGATCTTTCATGGACGAGAGAAGGAAAAATGCCCGCACCAGCGTAAATCTGAAAGTCATATACATGGGAGATTCAATGAAGTACTGCAGGGGGAAGGTGAACAATATAAGCAAGGAAGGTATGTTCATTCAAACGGAATCTCCACATGATGTCGGGATTTATATTCTTGCAAGTATCGATGTTGACAACATGGGCCGGATAGTATGGGCACAGGGTCGTGTCACAAGAAAATCAAATAACGGTATGGGTATAGAGTTTACAAGAACAGATACGAGAGGAATAGATTCGATTATATCCAACTGGGGAATGCCTTATTAGGGGCATCCCCCTGACTTTATATTTACTTGCCTATTTTCCCGATACAACAAAACCTTGTTCAATATACATGGTCGCATACGTAATGAGTACTATGGCGCTGTTTTTAACTGTCTGAATAACGACAGCTGTGCCGGCATAGGCATTTATATCTTTGGTGGTCTTTCCATCTTTGACAGGGACGTCTTTATAAATATTCAGGATATTGCCGGGCTTGAGACCATCGGATGTACCCCGGTCAATAAATACCAAATCTCCGTTTCCTCCTCCTGAGGCATTGTGCCATACGTCAATGATTACTGATTCTCCGAAGCCTTTATTTTCAGACAGATCTAGTGTCAAGGGCTTTACCCCGGTAATATCATCATCGACAAGATCGTTTCCGCTAATCTCCTGATAGGAATAGGTAACAGTGCAGATAGCTATATCTTTTTCAACATTGTCCACTTTAGCAAGGGCAACAATTTTATAAAGATAGCCATAGACTTCATCATCCACTTTCACGTCGTTCTGCAAAGATTTTATTACCAGAACTTTTCCAGGCTTTGCGTCAGGGAATCCTTTGATCAGTATCTGGTCATCTGTTGTGGACAAATCGCCGTTTTCAACCTTTTTCAAAACACGGCCTTTTAATTTCAATGGATTGTCGGAATAGATAAGCGTTGAAAATTCAGGTGATAATACAATGGACCTTCCTTTCATTTTGGAAAAATCATCAAACGAGAAGATCCTTTCTCCTGAGGTCTTGTCATAAGGAATAACTTTTATGGATGTCACGCCATTCTGGCTGAAAATTACAATCTTATCCCCGGGATAAATGAGGTGAGGATTTGTTATCTTATCATTCTCTGCCCAGACGAGCGGCCATTTCCAGGGTGTCTTCAGGTATTTGTTGGAAATATCCCAAAGAGTGTCGCCTTTCTTGACCGTATGAACAATTTCCGAATCATCCGCCCAGGCCGCACCGAATGCCAGCAGGAAAAAAAAGCCGGTAATTAGAGGAATAACCTTCTTCAAGTCGTACCCTCCTTTATTGCACAGGTTTTGTACTTAGATGCTTTATCGGTTTTGAATGTGCCATTCTTGAATAATTATTGCAAGATTAAATGGTTTTAAATATATATTTGTTGAATGAATGATCAGGGAATGTACGGTCAGGCGCATCTGTTTGTAGCCGCAATAAGGATTTTAGAGCATGGCAAGGGAATATCTCCTTCGTTAAAAGAGATATCCGATACTCTCAATCTTTCCCGGGAGGAAACCGCAAGAATTTCAAGACGGCTTGATGATGCAGGAATTATCGGGACTGCGATCAGTGGAACAGAAGAGAGGTTTTATATAAAGGACCATCTACTGATCGAAAACATTCCGAAGGAAGTTAAAACGCCTGCGATGATGGAAGAGATACTGCGCGTCAAGGCTGAAAAAGAGGCAAAGCTCAGTCAGATAGAAGGAATGATGAAAAAAGGTCCTGCGAAGCAGGATCTATTCCTTGAACTGGATAAGGCGCTGAAAGACCCATCGGCTGTAAAAAAGAAACCGAATCCTCTGGATTAGCTTTTTATCATAGGGAATTCATTGACCAGACTACTGCCCGTCTGTTTTCCTTCAAAGTGAGAGGATATCTGGAGCCATACACATGACCCGGCCAGATAAGAGTATCATCCGGCAGATCGAGAAGCATTGCGAGGCTTTTTTTTATGGACGTGCTGCTGCCGTGAGGTATGTCTGTCCGGCCTATTCCACCTGTGAACATAGTATCTCCTGAGATAAGGTTGCCATCCCAGTAAAGGCAGATGGAACCCGGTGAGTGGCCCGGCGTGTGCAATATGCGGATGATTGTTCCGCCCAGAGCGATCTCATCGCCATCCTTAAGCGAAAAATTTGTTTTCGGAGGCTTTTTGCCAGCCATCACGGATGATATCAGAGTGTTAGTCAGACGATAGAGTGGTTTGTTTTCAAGCTTGTGCGCTTTAATCGGGCTCAGTCTGCCTACAAAGGGGTTCCCCTGCGTGTGATCAAAATGAATATGCGTGTTGATCACCGATTTTATTTTGAGCGGGTCTTCTATTGATGAAGAAATCTCTCTTGCAGGATCGATGATGATGCATTCTCCTCTATCGTGATCCGCCAGTATGTAACTTAAAAGGCTGAAATAGCGGGATTCAAACGGTATTACCTTTATCATCGGCCTGTGCTTGATTCCATGAAGGAAAGGGCATTTTTCAAACGCGGAATAACCCTGGGGCCGAGAGTCGATATGATCTCGAATATTCCGGGCGAAGCCGTTTTGCCTGTCAGTGCGATCCTTATTGGCTGGGCGAGCTGCTTGAACTTGATGCCGCATTTTTCAAGGACACCGGCAAAGACACCTTCGGTAATTTTTCTGTCTGCAAGGTCTACATGCTCAAGGCCTGAGATCAATTCCCTGAAAACCGGGATCATGTCCGGAGTCAGGAATTTATTTTTGAGCTCAGGCGATTCATCTATTTCCTTAAAATAGAAATCTCCGAAATCGAGCATGTCTTTCAAGGTATGTGTTCTTTCCCGTACATCTTCAACTACATGTTCGAGATAATCATCACTTACGGGGTCAAGCCCGGCTTTTATTGCAAACGGTCTGAGAAGTTTTGCCAGCCTTTTTACATCCCCGGTTTTTATGTAATGGTGGTTGAGCCACAGTAGCTTTTCAGGATTGAATACAGCAGCACTTCTGCCGACATCTTTGATGTCAAAGAGCTCCACGAGTTCATCCATCGTAAATATCTCCTGGTCACCGTGCGCCCATGAAAGCCTGACCAGATAATTTACAAGTGCCTCGGGAAGATACCCCATTTCCTTGTAGGCCATTACCGATGTGGCACCGTGGCGCTTCGAAAGCCTAGTCTTGTCCGAACCCAGTATCATGGGGACATGCGCGAATACGGGATGAGGAAAACCAAGCGCATCATACAGGGCGATCTGGCGGGGGGTGTTGTTAACATGATCATCGCCTCTGATGACATAATTTATGTTCATGGTTGCATCGTCTATCACTACAGTGAAATTATAGGTGGGCATGTTGTCTGATCTTAGAATTATGAGATCATCCAGTTCGGAATTGTCAACGCTGATTGTCCCTTTTATGACATCTTCAAAGGAAGTTGTCCCGGTTTTGGGTGAGGCGAACCTGACAACACGGCCGGGTCCCGGGCCCAGCTTCTTGTTTCTGCATGTCCCGTCGTACTTAGGTTTTCCGCCGGTTTTAAGGGCTTCCTCGCGTTTCAGTTCAAGGTCTTCGGGCGTACATTCACACCAGAACGCGCGGTCATTTTTAATAAGCTGTTCCACATATTCCCTGTAAATATCGAGCCTTTTTGACTGGAAGAAAGGGCCTTCGTCCCAGTTGAGGTTAAGCCATTCCATTGCCTGAAGGATTTTCTCTGTATATTCGTCGGTTGAACGCAGGGCATCGGTATCTTCAATCCTCAGAATGAATTTTCCGCTTGTATGCCTTGCGTAAAGCCATGCGAAAAGGGCTGTTCTTGCGCCGCCTATATGAAGGTGGCCGGTCGGTGAAGGCGCGAATCTTGTTCTTATTTCTGTCATCTTAATCACCTGCCACGGATTTTATATAATTGAGGAGGCCGCCCTTCTTCAGCAAGGCCGCTTCTCTTTCAGAAACCGTTAGTTTTCCTGCGATGCTGTTTCCTGATGAGGTATTATCAATCTTTATCCGGCCTGTTCCGTCAAGTGCTCCTAGAATTCCGGATATCTGAATTTTATCCCCGCTCCTTATGGAATGATATGAACTCTCATCGATTGTAACAGGCAGTATGCCGAAGTTGATCAGATTGGCACGGTGGATCCTGGCAAACGTTATTGCAAGTACGGCCTTTATCCCCAGATACATGGGTGCGATTGCCGCATGTTCCCTTGATGATCCCTGGCCATAGTTGTTTCTTGCCAGTACGCAGCCTGCGCCGGCAGCAATCGCCCTTTCTGAAAAATTACTGTCAATGCCTGAAAAGACGTATTTCGAAATCTTTTCAATGTTTGACCTCAGCGGCAATATCTTAGAGCCTGCCGGCATGATGTCATCGGTTGTTATATTGTCTTCAAGCTTGAGCAGGACCTCTAATTCGACTGAATCTTCCATTGCGCCTCTTTTGGGGAAAGGCTTTATGTTCGGCCCCCTCGTGATTTCGATATTTCTATCAGCCGGGGGTGGAATAATCATTGAATCATCGACTGAAAAAACGGCAGGAATTTTTATTTCCGGATAAATCCCGAGATCTCTCGGGTCTGTCAATACCCCTGCAATCGCAGAAGCTGCTGCCACTTCAGGGGATACCAGATAGATTTCCGCGTCCTCTGTCCCGGAGCGGCCCTTGAAATTCCGGTTGAAAGTCCTTAGTGACACGCCTTTTGTTCTGGGGGACTGGCCCATGCCTATGCAAGGGCCGCATGCGCTCTCCAGAATTCTTGTCCCGGCTGCGATTATATCAGTGAGCGCACCTGTCTCGGCCAGCATTGTAAGTACCTGTTTCGATCCGGGTGCGATGCCCAGGCTTACATCGGGATGAACAGTCTTCCCCTTAAGGACCGCTGCAACGGTGAGCATATCTTTGAGTGATGAGTTCGTGCACGAGCCTATGAGCGCCTGATCGACCTTTTTACCCTTAAGCGCGGATATTTTTTCCACTCTGTCGGGACTGTGAGGGCATGCCGCCATAGGTTCAAGGTTGCTCAGGTCGATTTCAATCAATTCATCATATGAAGCATTATCATCTGCCTTCAGTTCCATCCATTTCTCGCCCCTCTTCTGTGCGACAAGAAAGGCCCTGGTAATCTCGTCGCTCGGGAATATTGACGAGGTCGCACCGAGTTC encodes the following:
- a CDS encoding LysM peptidoglycan-binding domain-containing protein, whose product is MKKVIPLITGFFFLLAFGAAWADDSEIVHTVKKGDTLWDISNKYLKTPWKWPLVWAENDKITNPHLIYPGDKIVIFSQNGVTSIKVIPYDKTSGERIFSFDDFSKMKGRSIVLSPEFSTLIYSDNPLKLKGRVLKKVENGDLSTTDDQILIKGFPDAKPGKVLVIKSLQNDVKVDDEVYGYLYKIVALAKVDNVEKDIAICTVTYSYQEISGNDLVDDDITGVKPLTLDLSENKGFGESVIIDVWHNASGGGNGDLVFIDRGTSDGLKPGNILNIYKDVPVKDGKTTKDINAYAGTAVVIQTVKNSAIVLITYATMYIEQGFVVSGK
- the galE gene encoding UDP-glucose 4-epimerase GalE; its protein translation is MRILVTGGAGYIGSHTVLELLKAGFEVVVVDNLSNSKEESLKRVSELAGKTVDFYKADLLDMDALRSIFSKYEIEAVIHFAGLKAVGESVSIPLHYYHNNITGTLMLLEAMKDANVKNIVFSSSATVYGDPEHIPITEEDKLGPTNPYGRTKYMIEEIMKDLHASDNSWNVILLRYFNPVGADKSGRIGEDPNGIPNNLMPFISQVAVGKLKELSVFGNDYPTHDGTGVRDYIHVVDLAIGHIKAIGKLKEKPGVAIYNLGTGQGYSVLDMVKAFEKACGKRIPYRFTGRRPGDIAICYADPAKALRELEWKAELGLERMCEDSWRWQLMNPRGY
- a CDS encoding PilZ domain-containing protein, with protein sequence MDERRKNARTSVNLKVIYMGDSMKYCRGKVNNISKEGMFIQTESPHDVGIYILASIDVDNMGRIVWAQGRVTRKSNNGMGIEFTRTDTRGIDSIISNWGMPY
- a CDS encoding MBL fold metallo-hydrolase, translated to MIKVIPFESRYFSLLSYILADHDRGECIIIDPAREISSSIEDPLKIKSVINTHIHFDHTQGNPFVGRLSPIKAHKLENKPLYRLTNTLISSVMAGKKPPKTNFSLKDGDEIALGGTIIRILHTPGHSPGSICLYWDGNLISGDTMFTGGIGRTDIPHGSSTSIKKSLAMLLDLPDDTLIWPGHVYGSRYPLTLKENRRAVVWSMNSL
- the gltX gene encoding glutamate--tRNA ligase, yielding MTEIRTRFAPSPTGHLHIGGARTALFAWLYARHTSGKFILRIEDTDALRSTDEYTEKILQAMEWLNLNWDEGPFFQSKRLDIYREYVEQLIKNDRAFWCECTPEDLELKREEALKTGGKPKYDGTCRNKKLGPGPGRVVRFASPKTGTTSFEDVIKGTISVDNSELDDLIILRSDNMPTYNFTVVIDDATMNINYVIRGDDHVNNTPRQIALYDALGFPHPVFAHVPMILGSDKTRLSKRHGATSVMAYKEMGYLPEALVNYLVRLSWAHGDQEIFTMDELVELFDIKDVGRSAAVFNPEKLLWLNHHYIKTGDVKRLAKLLRPFAIKAGLDPVSDDYLEHVVEDVRERTHTLKDMLDFGDFYFKEIDESPELKNKFLTPDMIPVFRELISGLEHVDLADRKITEGVFAGVLEKCGIKFKQLAQPIRIALTGKTASPGIFEIISTLGPRVIPRLKNALSFMESSTGR
- a CDS encoding aconitate hydratase; translated protein: MAYTAAQKIINAHKVDETPDEIGLRIDQTLTQDATGTMAYLEFEAIGIDAVRTELSVSYVDHNTLQTGFENADDHRFLKDIAAKYGIYFSRPGNGICHQVHLERFGIPGKTLLGSDSHTPTGGGIGMLAIGAGGLDVAAAMAGMPFYIPKPKILGIKLSGSLSPWVSAKDIILEVLRRLTVKGGVGRIIEYTGEGVKSLSVPERATITNMGAELGATSSIFPSDEITRAFLVAQKRGEKWMELKADDNASYDELIEIDLSNLEPMAACPHSPDRVEKISALKGKKVDQALIGSCTNSSLKDMLTVAAVLKGKTVHPDVSLGIAPGSKQVLTMLAETGALTDIIAAGTRILESACGPCIGMGQSPRTKGVSLRTFNRNFKGRSGTEDAEIYLVSPEVAAASAIAGVLTDPRDLGIYPEIKIPAVFSVDDSMIIPPPADRNIEITRGPNIKPFPKRGAMEDSVELEVLLKLEDNITTDDIMPAGSKILPLRSNIEKISKYVFSGIDSNFSERAIAAGAGCVLARNNYGQGSSREHAAIAPMYLGIKAVLAITFARIHRANLINFGILPVTIDESSYHSIRSGDKIQISGILGALDGTGRIKIDNTSSGNSIAGKLTVSEREAALLKKGGLLNYIKSVAGD